A single region of the Azospirillum fermentarium genome encodes:
- a CDS encoding glycerate kinase: protein MRIVVAPDSFKGSLSAAGAAAAIARGLAAVLPDAEVVTLPMADGGEGTVDAFLALLGGVRKAVTVGDPFGRPVEAGFGWMPDARLAVIEVAAASGLPLLAGERLDPLRASTFGTGQLVRAALDLGAQAIIIGLGGSATVDGGSGFLEALGARFLDAGGQPLRGSGGALPRIARVDLAGLDGRLHQVAITSACDVTNPLLGPAGAVRVFGPQKGADAEAQDALEAGMARYADAVCAAVSRDARAMAGAGAAGGLGFALAGVLGADLASGFTLIADLGRLRAVIASADLVVTGEGRLDTQSLGGKVPVGVARLAAPAGVPVVAFAGSLAGDVDAFRGEGITLALPIVDAPMPLERAMADAEALLERAASRFARALALGHGLGRAP, encoded by the coding sequence ATGAGGATCGTCGTCGCCCCGGACTCCTTCAAGGGATCGCTGAGCGCCGCCGGGGCGGCGGCGGCGATCGCCCGCGGCCTGGCCGCGGTGCTGCCCGACGCGGAGGTGGTCACGCTTCCCATGGCCGACGGCGGGGAGGGCACCGTCGATGCCTTTCTCGCTCTCCTCGGCGGCGTGCGGAAAGCCGTCACGGTGGGGGATCCCTTCGGCCGGCCGGTCGAGGCCGGTTTCGGCTGGATGCCCGACGCCCGGCTGGCGGTGATCGAGGTTGCTGCGGCATCCGGGCTGCCGTTGCTCGCCGGCGAGCGTTTGGATCCCTTGCGCGCCTCGACGTTCGGGACCGGGCAACTCGTCCGCGCGGCGCTCGATCTGGGCGCGCAGGCCATCATCATCGGTCTCGGCGGCAGCGCCACCGTCGATGGCGGCAGCGGTTTCCTGGAGGCGCTCGGCGCCCGCTTCCTCGATGCCGGCGGGCAGCCGCTGCGGGGATCCGGTGGCGCCCTGCCGCGCATCGCCCGCGTCGATCTCGCGGGCCTCGATGGCCGCCTGCATCAGGTGGCCATCACCTCGGCCTGTGATGTCACCAACCCACTCCTTGGGCCGGCGGGCGCGGTGCGGGTCTTCGGCCCGCAGAAGGGCGCCGATGCGGAAGCGCAGGACGCGCTGGAGGCCGGCATGGCCCGCTATGCGGACGCGGTGTGTGCGGCGGTCAGCCGCGACGCGCGCGCGATGGCAGGCGCCGGTGCGGCCGGCGGCCTCGGCTTCGCGCTTGCGGGGGTTCTGGGGGCGGACCTCGCCAGCGGCTTCACGCTCATCGCCGATCTCGGCCGCCTGCGCGCGGTGATCGCGTCCGCCGATCTGGTGGTGACGGGCGAGGGGCGGCTCGACACGCAATCGCTCGGCGGCAAGGTGCCGGTGGGCGTGGCGCGCCTCGCCGCGCCGGCTGGCGTGCCGGTGGTGGCCTTCGCCGGCAGCCTTGCCGGCGACGTGGACGCCTTCCGCGGGGAAGGCATCACGCTGGCGCTGCCCATCGTTGACGCCCCGATGCCCCTGGAGCGGGCCATGGCCGACGCCGAAGCCCTGCTGGAAAGGGCGGCCAGCCGTTTTGCCCGGGCGCTCGCGCTGGGGCATGGCCTGGGGCGTGCGCCATGA
- a CDS encoding ABC transporter ATP-binding protein — protein MIPVTIPGPERALSTQAVLELRGVSHTFQVRRSPFRRSVPLRAVDDVSLCVHRGEVLGLVGESGCGKSTLSRILLGLLPPSAGEVLLDGAAVAGTGQAAFARRVQPVFQDPYSSLNPRKTVAQIIGLPLAVHGIGDRAGRRQAVAAMLDRVGLPRRVLDTYPKQLSGGQRQRVAIARALIMRPEVVVCDEPTSALDVSVQAQILNLLIELRREFDLGMLMISHNLAVIEHMATWIAVMYLGRIVESGPTRAIFEQPRHPYTRALLQSVLTTVPGHGIPDPLPGTAIPNPVDRPSGCAFHPRCPLATDQCRTVPPPRAAGAGRGGFVECHLSPAGGAEAT, from the coding sequence ATGATCCCCGTCACCATTCCCGGCCCGGAGCGGGCCCTGTCCACCCAAGCCGTCCTCGAACTGCGGGGCGTCAGCCACACCTTTCAGGTCCGCCGCTCGCCGTTCCGCCGGAGCGTGCCGCTGCGCGCGGTGGACGACGTGTCGCTGTGCGTGCACCGGGGCGAGGTGCTGGGGCTGGTCGGCGAGTCCGGCTGCGGCAAGAGCACCTTGTCCAGGATCCTGCTGGGCCTCCTGCCGCCCAGCGCCGGCGAGGTGCTGCTCGACGGCGCCGCGGTGGCGGGGACCGGGCAGGCGGCGTTCGCCCGGCGGGTCCAGCCGGTGTTCCAGGATCCCTATTCGTCGCTGAACCCGCGCAAGACCGTCGCTCAGATCATCGGCCTGCCGCTGGCGGTGCACGGCATCGGCGACCGTGCGGGCCGGCGTCAGGCGGTCGCCGCCATGCTCGACCGCGTCGGGCTGCCGCGGCGCGTCCTGGACACCTACCCCAAGCAGCTTTCCGGCGGCCAGCGGCAGCGCGTCGCCATCGCCCGCGCCCTGATCATGCGCCCCGAGGTGGTGGTCTGCGACGAGCCGACCTCGGCCCTTGACGTCTCGGTGCAGGCACAGATCCTCAACCTGCTGATCGAGCTGCGCCGCGAGTTCGACCTCGGCATGCTGATGATCAGCCACAACCTCGCGGTCATCGAGCACATGGCGACCTGGATCGCCGTCATGTATCTCGGCCGCATCGTCGAATCCGGGCCGACCCGCGCGATCTTCGAGCAGCCGCGGCATCCCTACACGCGGGCGCTGCTCCAGTCGGTGCTGACGACCGTTCCCGGCCACGGCATCCCCGATCCGTTGCCGGGAACCGCGATCCCCAACCCGGTGGACCGCCCGTCCGGCTGCGCCTTCCACCCGCGCTGCCCGCTGGCGACCGACCAGTGCCGCACCGTCCCGCCGCCGCGCGCCGCCGGCGCCGGCCGCGGCGGGTTCGTCGAGTGCCATCTGTCCCCGGCCGGCGGCGCGGAGGCAACATGA
- a CDS encoding ABC transporter permease produces the protein MTMTETVRAPAAPAAAPPPPTPGQILRRRILGHWSLLGGLAVLGLILLLAVLAPLVSPDDPYRQDLVERLVPPVWNAEGSWAHPFGTDHLGRDYLSRLLYGARVSLLIGFAAALGSGVIGTALGICAGYFRGRVDMLVTFLVTVRLSTPVVLVALAVVALFGGSLEVVILVLSALLWDRFAIVMRTSTIQATSQDYVLAAQAVGCSVPRIVFGEILPNVLNNLIIVATLEMAHAILLEAALSFLGLGVQPPLPSWGLMVAEGRANLFFEPWLIAIPGVALFLLVLAINLVGDGIRDVTAPDGRT, from the coding sequence ATGACCATGACCGAAACCGTCCGGGCACCGGCCGCTCCGGCCGCCGCTCCGCCGCCGCCGACCCCCGGGCAGATCCTGCGCCGCCGCATCCTCGGCCACTGGAGTCTGCTGGGCGGGCTCGCCGTGCTCGGCCTGATCCTCCTGCTCGCCGTGCTGGCTCCCCTCGTCTCGCCCGACGATCCCTACCGGCAGGATCTCGTGGAGCGGCTGGTGCCGCCGGTGTGGAACGCCGAGGGAAGCTGGGCCCACCCGTTCGGCACCGACCACCTCGGCCGCGACTATCTCAGCCGGCTGCTGTACGGCGCCCGCGTGTCGCTGCTGATCGGCTTCGCCGCGGCGCTCGGCTCCGGGGTGATCGGCACGGCGCTCGGCATCTGCGCCGGCTATTTCCGCGGGCGCGTCGATATGCTGGTGACCTTTCTGGTGACCGTGCGGTTGTCCACCCCGGTGGTGCTGGTGGCGCTGGCGGTGGTGGCGCTGTTCGGCGGCTCGCTGGAGGTGGTCATCCTGGTGTTGAGCGCACTGCTGTGGGATCGCTTCGCCATCGTCATGCGCACCTCCACCATCCAGGCCACCAGCCAGGACTATGTGCTGGCGGCGCAGGCGGTGGGCTGCTCGGTGCCGCGCATCGTCTTCGGCGAGATCCTGCCGAACGTGCTCAACAACCTCATCATCGTCGCCACGCTGGAGATGGCGCACGCCATCCTGCTGGAAGCGGCGCTGTCGTTCCTCGGCCTGGGCGTGCAGCCGCCGCTGCCGTCCTGGGGCCTGATGGTCGCCGAGGGGCGCGCCAACCTCTTCTTCGAACCCTGGCTCATCGCCATTCCGGGCGTCGCCCTGTTCCTGCTGGTGCTGGCCATCAATCTGGTCGGCGACGGCATCCGCGACGTTACCGCCCCGGACGGCCGCACGTGA
- a CDS encoding ABC transporter permease, which translates to MLAYSLKRLLLAVLVAVTVSVGSFVLLRAAGDPAVAMAGHSATASDIEFIRETYGFNRPLAVQYADWLVKALQGDFGESLYFRMPVSRMLADKLPTTMTLGGLALAFALCVGLPLGIVAAIRPNSWIDRTALLVSVVGQAMPTFWFALVLVVLFSITFPLLPPSGSGSWKHFVMPTVVLGYYATPAIMRLTRAGMLEVLASDYIRTARAKGLHPAVVLLKHALRNAVIPVVSLSAVQFGFMLGGSVVVETVFALHGTGQLAWESISRSDLPTVQAIVLVLSGLYVVLSLIADLLNAWLDPRIRVA; encoded by the coding sequence ATGCTGGCCTACAGCTTGAAGCGTCTGCTTCTGGCCGTGCTGGTCGCCGTCACGGTTTCCGTCGGATCCTTCGTCCTGCTGCGCGCGGCGGGGGATCCGGCGGTGGCCATGGCCGGCCATTCCGCCACGGCGTCCGACATCGAGTTCATCCGCGAAACCTACGGCTTCAACCGGCCCCTGGCCGTCCAGTACGCCGACTGGCTGGTCAAGGCGCTGCAGGGCGATTTCGGGGAAAGCCTGTATTTCCGCATGCCGGTCAGCCGCATGCTGGCCGACAAGCTGCCGACCACCATGACGCTGGGCGGGCTGGCGCTGGCCTTCGCGCTGTGCGTCGGGCTGCCGCTCGGCATTGTCGCGGCGATCCGCCCCAACAGCTGGATCGACCGCACGGCGCTCCTGGTCTCCGTCGTCGGGCAGGCGATGCCGACCTTCTGGTTCGCCCTGGTGCTGGTGGTGCTGTTCAGCATCACCTTTCCGCTGCTGCCGCCGTCGGGCTCGGGAAGCTGGAAACACTTCGTCATGCCGACCGTGGTGCTCGGCTACTACGCCACCCCGGCGATCATGCGGCTGACGCGGGCGGGCATGCTGGAGGTGCTGGCCTCCGACTACATCCGCACGGCGCGGGCCAAGGGGCTGCACCCGGCGGTGGTCCTGCTCAAGCACGCCCTGCGCAACGCCGTCATCCCGGTGGTCAGCCTGTCGGCGGTGCAGTTCGGCTTCATGCTGGGCGGCTCGGTGGTGGTGGAGACGGTGTTCGCGCTGCACGGCACCGGCCAGCTCGCCTGGGAATCGATCAGCCGCTCGGACCTGCCGACGGTGCAGGCCATCGTGCTGGTGCTCTCCGGCCTCTACGTCGTCCTCAGCCTGATCGCCGACCTTCTCAACGCGTGGCTCGACCCGCGCATCCGGGTGGCTTGA
- the glnA gene encoding type I glutamate--ammonia ligase has protein sequence MSDISKVFDLIKEHDVKYVDLRFTDPRGKLHHTAQHVSTIDEDVFEDGIMFDGSSIAGWKAINESDMILKLDASTAIMDPFAAQPTLNILCDVLEPSTGQNYARCPRGIAKAAEKYTASAGIGDTVFFGPEAEFFVFDDVKFQVDMHKVSYEFNSEEGPYTSGRDYPEGNLGHRPGIKGGYFPVPPVDSANDLRAEMLSVLAEMGVPVEKHHHEVAASQHELGIKFDTLVRTADNMQYYKYVVHNVAHAYGKTATFMPKPVFGDNGSGMHCHQSIWKDGQPLFAGNQYADLSELALYYIGGIIKHAKALNAFTNPSTNSYKRLVPGYEAPVLLAYSARNRSASCRIPYVASPKGKRVEVRFPDPSANPYLAFAAMLMAGLDGIQNKIHPGDAMDKNLYDLPPEELAQVPTVCGSLREALDSLRADSAFLQKGDVFTKDFIESYIDLRTEELMAFETMPHPIEYKMYYSV, from the coding sequence ATGTCCGACATCAGCAAGGTCTTCGACCTGATTAAGGAACACGACGTCAAGTACGTGGACCTCCGCTTCACGGATCCGCGGGGCAAGCTGCATCACACCGCCCAGCACGTCTCGACGATCGATGAGGACGTTTTCGAGGACGGCATCATGTTCGACGGTTCGTCGATCGCCGGCTGGAAGGCGATCAACGAGTCGGACATGATCCTGAAGCTCGACGCCTCCACCGCCATCATGGACCCGTTCGCCGCCCAGCCGACGCTGAACATCCTGTGCGACGTGCTGGAACCCTCCACCGGCCAGAACTACGCCCGCTGCCCGCGCGGCATCGCCAAGGCCGCTGAGAAGTACACCGCTTCCGCCGGCATCGGCGACACCGTGTTCTTCGGTCCCGAAGCCGAATTCTTCGTCTTCGACGACGTGAAGTTCCAGGTGGACATGCACAAGGTCTCCTACGAGTTCAACTCGGAAGAAGGCCCCTACACCTCCGGCCGCGACTATCCGGAAGGCAACCTGGGTCACCGCCCGGGCATCAAGGGCGGCTACTTCCCGGTTCCGCCGGTGGACAGCGCCAACGACCTGCGCGCCGAAATGCTGAGCGTGCTGGCCGAAATGGGCGTGCCGGTCGAAAAGCACCACCATGAAGTGGCGGCCTCGCAGCACGAACTGGGCATCAAGTTCGACACGCTGGTCCGCACCGCCGACAACATGCAGTACTACAAGTACGTCGTGCACAACGTCGCGCATGCGTACGGCAAGACCGCGACCTTCATGCCGAAGCCGGTGTTCGGCGACAACGGCTCGGGCATGCACTGCCACCAGTCGATCTGGAAGGACGGCCAGCCGCTGTTCGCCGGCAACCAGTACGCCGACCTGTCGGAGCTGGCGCTGTACTACATCGGCGGCATCATCAAGCATGCCAAGGCGCTGAACGCCTTCACCAACCCCTCGACCAACAGCTACAAGCGTCTGGTCCCCGGCTATGAAGCCCCGGTGCTGCTGGCCTACTCGGCCCGCAACCGTTCGGCCTCCTGCCGTATCCCGTACGTGGCCTCGCCGAAGGGCAAGCGCGTGGAAGTCCGCTTCCCCGATCCGTCGGCCAACCCGTATCTGGCCTTCGCCGCCATGCTGATGGCCGGCCTGGATGGTATCCAGAACAAGATCCATCCCGGCGATGCCATGGACAAGAACCTGTACGACCTGCCGCCGGAAGAGCTGGCCCAGGTTCCGACCGTCTGCGGTTCGCTGCGTGAAGCGCTCGACAGCCTGCGTGCCGACAGCGCCTTCCTGCAGAAGGGCGATGTCTTCACGAAGGACTTCATCGAGTCCTACATCGACCTGCGCACCGAAGAGCTGATGGCCTTCGAAACCATGCCGCACCCGATCGAGTACAAGATGTATTACTCCGTTTGA
- a CDS encoding ABC transporter substrate-binding protein → MSNALKVAAAAAAAALLSFVAPSPVLAGKADDTLNIAWAGELPTLDRYFNVLREGELVARMVFDSLLTVDPQTFDYKPLLASSYRFADNRTIEFELRRDVRFHDGQPFDADDVVYTLNLMADPATRVLSRQNVDWIEKVEKIDSHKVRLIMKAPTPLALEYLAGPLLIYPHGYYSKVGSQGMGLRPVGTGPYKVTAFDPGKRIVFEANRDYFDGSPKGRPAIGRVVQRTIPDQNTQIAELLSGGVDWIWNVPNDQAAKLAAMPNVVVQNAQTMRFGYLAFDASNRTGHAAAVNDARVRQAIAHSIDRKTIVKRLVRGASEVIDAVCFPTQFGCTQQVATYDYDPAKAKALLAEAGYPNGLDIEFHAYRDRPVAEAMIGYMKAVGINAKLTYLQYEALRDKVFSGEIDFTFMSWGSYSINDAAASVSQFFKGSKDDYARDPQVIGWLEGADSAVDPAVRKDLYGKALRRIAEQAYWLPLFTYNVNYVHSKDIAFTPTADEIPRFYAVTWK, encoded by the coding sequence ATGAGCAACGCCCTGAAGGTGGCCGCCGCGGCCGCCGCCGCTGCCCTTTTGTCCTTCGTCGCCCCGTCGCCGGTGCTGGCCGGCAAGGCCGACGACACGCTGAACATCGCCTGGGCCGGCGAACTGCCCACGCTCGACCGCTACTTCAACGTCCTGCGCGAAGGCGAACTCGTCGCCCGCATGGTCTTCGACTCGCTGCTGACCGTCGATCCGCAGACCTTCGACTACAAGCCGTTGCTGGCGTCCTCGTACCGCTTCGCCGACAACCGGACGATCGAGTTCGAACTGCGCCGGGACGTGCGCTTCCACGACGGCCAGCCGTTCGACGCCGACGACGTGGTCTACACGCTGAACCTGATGGCCGACCCGGCGACCAGGGTTCTCAGCCGCCAGAACGTCGACTGGATCGAGAAGGTCGAGAAGATCGACTCCCACAAGGTGCGCCTGATCATGAAGGCGCCGACGCCGCTGGCCCTGGAGTATCTGGCCGGGCCGCTGCTGATCTATCCGCACGGCTACTATTCCAAGGTCGGCAGCCAGGGCATGGGCCTGCGGCCGGTCGGCACCGGCCCCTACAAGGTGACCGCCTTCGATCCCGGCAAGCGCATCGTCTTCGAGGCCAACCGCGACTATTTCGACGGCAGCCCCAAGGGCCGCCCGGCCATCGGCCGCGTCGTCCAGCGCACCATTCCCGACCAGAACACCCAGATCGCCGAGCTGCTCAGCGGCGGCGTCGATTGGATCTGGAACGTGCCCAACGACCAGGCGGCCAAGCTCGCGGCGATGCCCAACGTCGTGGTGCAGAACGCGCAGACCATGCGCTTCGGCTATCTGGCGTTCGACGCCTCCAACCGCACCGGCCACGCCGCAGCGGTCAACGACGCCCGGGTCCGGCAGGCGATCGCCCATTCCATCGACCGCAAGACGATCGTCAAGCGGCTGGTCCGCGGCGCCTCGGAGGTTATCGACGCTGTCTGCTTCCCCACCCAGTTCGGCTGCACCCAGCAGGTCGCCACCTACGACTACGACCCTGCCAAGGCGAAGGCGCTGCTGGCCGAGGCCGGCTATCCCAACGGCCTCGACATCGAGTTCCACGCCTACCGCGACCGTCCCGTCGCCGAGGCGATGATCGGCTACATGAAGGCCGTCGGCATCAACGCCAAGCTCACCTACCTGCAGTACGAGGCGCTGCGGGACAAGGTTTTCAGCGGCGAGATCGACTTCACCTTCATGTCCTGGGGCTCCTATTCGATCAACGACGCGGCGGCCAGCGTCAGCCAGTTCTTCAAGGGCTCGAAGGACGACTACGCCCGCGACCCGCAGGTGATCGGCTGGCTGGAGGGTGCGGATTCCGCGGTGGACCCGGCGGTGCGCAAGGATCTCTACGGCAAGGCGCTGCGCCGCATCGCCGAACAGGCCTACTGGCTGCCGCTGTTCACCTACAACGTCAACTACGTCCACAGCAAGGACATCGCCTTTACCCCGACGGCGGACGAGATCCCGCGCTTCTATGCGGTGACCTGGAAGTAA
- a CDS encoding ABC transporter ATP-binding protein, which yields MTPILDVEGLCVDIPTPAGTLHAVRDVSFQVGKGEILCIVGESGCGKSLTSLALMDLLPARARRGARRLSFAGTDLGTLSPRAMRSLRGNRMAMIFQEPMTSLNPAFTIGNQMAEALRCHARVSTAEARERAAELLALVGVPAGRDRLNQYPHQLSGGLRQRVMIAMALMGSPDLLIADEPTTALDVTIQAQILHLLEELRDRTGLSIILITHDLGVVAQLADRVVVMYAGSVVEEGPVDAVFGQPAHPYTRGLLDCVPVPGRTPPGSLLGSIPGVVPSLIGAIPGCPFAARCGFASDACLTRPPPLRPAGAGRSFRCVLEGSA from the coding sequence ATGACCCCCATCCTCGACGTCGAAGGGCTGTGCGTCGATATCCCGACGCCGGCCGGAACCCTGCACGCCGTCCGCGATGTCTCCTTCCAGGTCGGCAAGGGCGAGATCCTCTGCATCGTCGGCGAGTCCGGCTGCGGAAAGTCGCTGACCTCGCTGGCTCTCATGGACCTGCTGCCGGCGCGCGCCCGGCGCGGTGCCCGGCGGCTGTCCTTCGCCGGCACCGACCTGGGCACCCTGTCGCCCCGGGCGATGCGCAGCCTGCGCGGCAACCGCATGGCGATGATCTTCCAGGAGCCGATGACCTCGCTCAACCCGGCCTTCACCATCGGCAACCAGATGGCCGAGGCGCTGCGCTGCCACGCCCGCGTCAGCACGGCCGAGGCGCGCGAGCGGGCGGCCGAGCTGCTGGCGCTGGTCGGCGTTCCCGCCGGGCGGGATCGGCTGAACCAGTACCCGCACCAGCTTTCCGGCGGCCTGCGGCAGCGGGTGATGATCGCCATGGCGCTGATGGGCTCGCCCGACCTGCTCATCGCCGACGAGCCGACGACCGCGCTGGACGTCACCATCCAGGCGCAGATCCTGCACCTGCTGGAGGAACTGCGCGACCGCACCGGGCTGTCGATCATCCTCATCACCCACGACCTCGGCGTCGTGGCCCAGCTCGCCGACCGGGTTGTCGTCATGTACGCCGGTTCGGTGGTGGAGGAGGGGCCGGTGGACGCGGTTTTCGGCCAGCCGGCCCATCCCTACACGCGGGGCCTGCTGGACTGCGTTCCGGTTCCCGGACGCACGCCGCCGGGCTCGCTCCTGGGCTCGATCCCCGGCGTCGTGCCGAGCCTGATCGGCGCGATCCCCGGCTGCCCCTTCGCGGCCCGGTGCGGCTTCGCCTCGGACGCCTGTCTGACCCGTCCCCCACCCCTGCGGCCGGCCGGCGCCGGCCGCAGCTTCCGTTGCGTCCTGGAGGGCTCGGCATGA
- a CDS encoding HpcH/HpaI aldolase family protein, which yields MFRENRLKRTLAAGRPALGCWLDMASPVAAEIIGLAGYDFVVIDHEHGPGTLADGQHLLQALSGTAATAVMRVPSNDPVYLKRALDLGVEGIMVPSVNSADEARAVVAACRYPPAGIRGAAYGMARGADYGLAGTRYRDTAADELFIICQIETADAVAAVPDIAAVPGVDCLFIGPYDLSGSIGRLGRFDEPEVAVLLDRAERAILNTGTVYGTIPVPGRPMETLLERGCRLVVAGGDIGFVRQGAVAQVEAFRRAVEER from the coding sequence TTGTTCCGAGAGAACAGGCTGAAGCGCACGCTGGCCGCCGGACGCCCGGCGCTGGGGTGCTGGCTGGACATGGCAAGCCCGGTCGCGGCGGAGATCATCGGGCTGGCCGGCTATGATTTCGTGGTGATCGACCACGAACACGGGCCGGGCACGCTGGCCGACGGGCAGCATCTGCTCCAGGCGCTGTCGGGCACCGCGGCCACGGCGGTGATGCGGGTGCCATCCAACGACCCCGTCTATCTCAAGCGCGCGCTCGATCTGGGGGTGGAGGGGATCATGGTCCCCTCGGTCAATTCCGCCGACGAGGCGCGGGCGGTGGTGGCCGCCTGCCGCTACCCGCCCGCCGGCATCCGCGGGGCGGCCTACGGCATGGCCCGCGGCGCCGATTACGGGCTGGCGGGCACCCGCTACCGCGACACAGCCGCCGACGAGTTGTTCATCATCTGCCAGATCGAAACCGCGGATGCGGTGGCGGCGGTGCCGGACATCGCCGCGGTGCCGGGGGTGGATTGCCTGTTCATCGGCCCCTACGACCTGTCGGGCAGCATCGGGCGGCTGGGCCGCTTCGACGAGCCCGAGGTGGCGGTCCTGCTGGACCGGGCGGAGCGGGCCATTCTGAACACCGGCACCGTTTACGGCACCATCCCGGTGCCGGGGCGGCCCATGGAAACCCTGCTGGAGCGCGGCTGCCGGCTGGTGGTGGCCGGCGGCGACATCGGGTTCGTGCGCCAGGGCGCCGTGGCGCAGGTGGAGGCGTTCCGCCGCGCCGTGGAGGAACGATGA
- a CDS encoding P-II family nitrogen regulator → MKKIEAIIKPFKLDEVKEALHEVGIKGITVTEAKGFGRQKGHTELYRGAEYVVDFLPKVKIEVVMEDTLVERAIEAIQQAAHTGRIGDGKIFVTPVEEVIRIRTGEKGNDAI, encoded by the coding sequence ATGAAGAAGATCGAAGCCATCATCAAGCCGTTCAAGCTCGACGAGGTGAAGGAGGCCCTTCACGAAGTCGGGATCAAGGGGATCACCGTCACCGAGGCCAAGGGCTTCGGCCGCCAGAAGGGCCACACCGAGCTTTACCGCGGCGCGGAATACGTCGTGGACTTTCTGCCGAAGGTGAAGATCGAGGTGGTGATGGAAGACACCCTGGTCGAGCGCGCGATCGAGGCGATCCAGCAGGCCGCCCACACGGGCCGCATCGGTGACGGCAAGATCTTCGTGACGCCGGTTGAAGAGGTGATCCGCATCCGCACCGGCGAAAAGGGGAACGACGCCATCTGA
- a CDS encoding alpha/beta hydrolase, with protein sequence MTMTWGNYGGPHALVTDERHIPAKDAGIQLYLRNKRPAGAAAFGPERTVLLVHGSSYPAHTAFDLALDGMSWMDYIAGRGFDVHCLDLRGFGRSTRPPEMDRAAAAGEPVVDTRTALRDVAAAVEHILESRSIDRLCLIGWSWGATLVGAYTAEHGERVERLVLYAPQWLRDTPHPAGGRTPLGAYRTITRADARQRWLSGVPEDRRDALVPPAWFDAWASATFASDAVGAAQEPPVIRAPNGNIADSMTYWCSGRPLYDPGRIQAPTLVVVGAWDADTPVAMAEQVFRGLGASHRRMVVIGDATHTVLLERNRMQLFGETQLFLEEQG encoded by the coding sequence ATGACCATGACTTGGGGCAACTACGGCGGTCCGCACGCCCTCGTCACCGACGAGCGCCACATCCCGGCCAAGGATGCCGGAATCCAGCTCTACCTGCGCAACAAGCGCCCCGCCGGCGCCGCGGCGTTCGGGCCGGAGCGCACGGTGCTGCTGGTGCACGGCTCCAGCTACCCGGCCCACACCGCCTTCGACCTGGCCCTCGACGGCATGTCGTGGATGGACTACATCGCCGGACGGGGCTTCGACGTCCATTGCCTGGACCTGCGCGGCTTCGGGCGCTCCACCCGCCCGCCGGAAATGGACCGCGCCGCCGCCGCGGGGGAGCCGGTCGTGGACACCCGCACCGCCCTGCGCGACGTCGCCGCCGCCGTGGAGCACATCCTGGAGAGCCGCTCCATCGACCGGCTCTGCCTGATCGGCTGGTCGTGGGGCGCCACGCTGGTCGGCGCCTACACCGCCGAGCACGGCGAGCGCGTGGAACGGCTGGTGCTCTACGCCCCGCAATGGCTGCGCGACACCCCGCACCCGGCGGGCGGCCGCACGCCGCTGGGCGCCTACCGCACCATCACGCGGGCGGACGCCCGGCAGCGCTGGCTGTCCGGCGTGCCGGAGGACCGGCGGGACGCGCTGGTGCCGCCGGCGTGGTTCGACGCCTGGGCCAGCGCGACTTTCGCCTCCGACGCCGTGGGCGCGGCGCAGGAGCCGCCGGTCATCCGCGCCCCGAACGGGAACATCGCGGACTCCATGACCTACTGGTGCTCCGGGCGGCCGCTCTACGACCCCGGGCGGATCCAGGCCCCCACGCTGGTGGTGGTCGGCGCCTGGGATGCCGACACCCCGGTCGCAATGGCCGAGCAGGTCTTCCGGGGGCTGGGGGCGTCCCATCGCCGCATGGTGGTGATCGGCGACGCCACCCATACCGTCCTGCTGGAGCGCAACCGCATGCAGCTGTTCGGCGAGACGCAACTTTTCCTCGAAGAGCAGGGGTGA